The genomic window TTGGTGTCTTTACACAAGGATACATATGCAGGAAGTGGAGGAGATGGGAACAAAGAAAATCAAAGGGAAAATGGAGAAGAGATGGTGGTACAGAAAATGTCAGGCAATCTAAAAGGTGATACAGAATAACAATTAAACTTCATaactgttttctcccccccccctttgtgagaGAGTGCTGGATATCATTTTCTGCCCCACCCAACCCTTGGTATCACAGGCATCACTTCTCAGGCAAGGCAACTGGATCCTTCTTTGTCCTCCAGTGGTTCAGGGAGGGGGTACTTCTTTACAAACACTTCAACAGAAAAGTGTTACAAGATGTTCCTCTGGGACAGTCACAGAGTTTCCCGATCCTGGCTCCTTTTCTAACTGCACACTGCTCTCCGGCATCACACTGTTGATGGTAACCAACAGTTAGACAAAGGACATCATGAAGAACTAGAACTAGAGCAATATGTTGCCAACTGGATtcctgcaaatttaaactctggaGGGTTATAACAGAAGATCAAAGGAATGAAAGAAGCAATCAGTATATCTGGAGTCCTGTTACACTATTGGAGAAGCTAACACATTAAAATTCTTAATATATGTCTTAGTCATAAGCATATTTCCTAGGGATACTAGGGGTTtttttaagaacaggtaaatatattttaatttaatcaaTATCCTTTTTTGACCCCAACCCAGAttgttattaaatattaaatatatataacctCAAAACTGACAGCTCCCCAACCCAATGTGAAAATTACTCAAATGTCAGACACTGACATGCAAACGTTAGGAGTCTGATGGTCTCCCTCTCTCCAGTCCCACTGTATTTCATCTGGAGAGGTCATATGTGTcatttagaaatcccccccctctctctcctctctcccctctttctctctctaaccctgggagggggcagcaggagaTCTCATCCATTTTGATGTAAGGGTGTTTTAAATGTGCTCCAAAGTTCCATGAGGAGAACACTAATGCTGATATCTGTTATTTTGACATGTGGAAATGAGCACCTCTGTACACTGCTGGGCTTAACTGATGCATAACAGTGTGTGGGATGTTCATCAGGAATGGAAAATACAGAAAGCCTAGAACTGTAGCAAGTATACACAGAAGATTACTAGAAGGGACAGAGGGAATTGAAAAGCTACCAAGAGGGGAGAGAATGGGCAAGCCTCAATGGCAATTATTTCAGAAAAATCTCTGGGTTTCTTCAGATTCACACCTCAGCGGAAACCGGTCCATCTGTTTGCTGCAATGTGTTTGGAGCAGAGGTGCACTTTTCAGAGGCACTTTTCGGACTATCTTGACTCTCCCCAGCCTTGTTTTGCTCCCCTCCTATGACCTGCTCCTTCCCCTTTTGCCAGAAGTCACTCACCATAGGGACTTGGCCGTACTTCTTCTCATAATGAGGGAGCCTTTTGCTTTTCAGCTTCTCC from Paroedura picta isolate Pp20150507F chromosome 7, Ppicta_v3.0, whole genome shotgun sequence includes these protein-coding regions:
- the CARTPT gene encoding cocaine- and amphetamine-regulated transcript protein — its product is MESSRVFALLGAVLVLLLGVTGQEDTELQPRALDLYSAMEDTSHEKELIEALQEVLEKLKSKRLPHYEKKYGQVPMCDAGEQCAVRKGARIGKLCDCPRGTSCNTFLLKCL